DNA from Amorphoplanes friuliensis DSM 7358:
GCGGTCGTACGTGTAGACGCGTACCCGGGTGGGTGTCTTCTTGGTCGTGCACTTGACCCTGGTCTTGTCGCCCTTGACCTTCTTGCAGCCCTTGCCGGCCTTGACGGCGACCCGGTCGTCGATCGTGACGGTACGCCCGGAGCGCGTGACGACAACCTTGTTCTGCTTACCGCCGGCCGCCTTGTACTGCACGACGGTGGACCCCGACACGGACGCCGTGCCGCTCCCGGCGGCCTCGGCGGGCGTGACTGCCAGCCCGCCGAGGGCGATCGTGGTGAGCAGGGTCAGGCCCACCCTGAGCGGCCAGCTTGCGGGCGGCATCAGGCGAAGCCCTTGATCGAGGTCCAGTCGCTCGTGAGGATCACCTTCACCGGAGCACCGGTGTTGGTCTTGGTCGGGTGGTAGACGCGGGTCTGCCCGTCCGCGCCGAAGCGGGCCCACATGTCCGGGATGCTGTCGCCGTTGGTGTCCGGGACGCCGATCACCGCGGTGATGGCTGTTCCGGTCCAGTTGGTGCCGTAGGAGACGTCACCCTGGCGGGAAGCCGCCGCCGTCTTCAGCGAGTCGAGGGTGACGCTGCCGGCGACGGTGCCCGGCTTGCCGTGGCGCAGGTACATGACGCCGGTCGACACGTTGCGCCACACCAGGTCCGGGGTGGTGTCCAGGTCGACGTCGGCGATGTTGACGATCTCGCTGGTGGCCCAGGTGGTGCCCTCCATCAGGGTCGCCGTCTGGAAACTGCCGCCGGTGTACCCGGACAGGATCCAGAACGCGGAGCCGGAGCGCAGGGCGAGGTCGGGCAGCTTGTCACCGTTGATGTCGCCGACCGCCTTGAGCTGCGTCCACGTCGACGGTGCCGGCGTGTTCGAGGGCAGCAGGACCTTCAGGCGCTGGTCGACGTTGAAGCTGCCGTAACCGTCACCGGGATAGAGCCAGAAACCGCCGTCCGGGGTACGCGCGAACAGGTCGGTCACCCCGTCACCCGGGTACGCGTCCGAGTGCTTGGCGATCAGTGCCGCCTTGCCGGTCGCCGGGTCGTACCAGTGGCCGGTCGGGTTGAGCTTGCCGCCGGTGGAGTACGCCGAGGCGAGCGAGCCGAACAACTCGCCGTCGGTGTCACCGGGCAGTGTCCGCAGGTTTCCGGCACCGTCGATGACCAGCAGGTCGGGGCGCCCGTCACCACCGGTGTCACCCGGGCCGTCGGCCGCATCACGCGGCGGTACGTAGAACGAGTACGTCGTCCCGGCGCTGACGTTGCCGGCGGCGTCGTACGCGTACGCGATCACGGTCGTGGGTCCGGAGTGCCGCGGCTTGAGGTCGGGCACGGTGGCCTTGCCGCTGCTGGCGGTCACCGTCTTGACGTCGATGTATTCGAACGAGTAGGTGAACTTGCTCGCACCGGCCGCGGTGAAGGTGATCGGGCCGGTCCCGCCGAACTTCACCGTCGACCAGGTCGTGCCGTCCGAGGTGGCCTCGAGGAACACGGGGCTGTCGATGTCCGGGGCGGGCGGCGCGGACGCGTCGACGGTGAAGCGGCACGGCTCGGTGGTGCCACCGGGGAAGAACGAGGACACCAGGCCGCCCTGGTCCTCGGAGCGCACGTCCCACGAGTAGGTGGCCTTGTCGGTCAGGCTCGCCGTCGGGATCGTCACCGTGGCCTTGCCGGCGCTGGTCGGGGTGACCAGGGTGCCGTCGGGAACCGTGGCGCCGGTCTTCCACCAGCGGAAACGCAGCTTGGACAGGTTGCCGTCGGGGTCCGTGGCGGTCGCCGAGAGCACGATGTTGGTCTTGGCGATCGTGACGCCGTTGCCCGGGCCGGGCGTGCAGGCGCCACCGGGCGACGTCGTGCCGCCGGTCGGCTCCGCGGGCGTGCGGTTGTAGACGGCCGTGAGCTCCGCGGTGCTGGCCTGGAACTTGCGCCAGGTCAGGGTGTCGCCCTCGCTGGAGGCGCGCATGCCGAGGGTGAGGTTGGAGGCGCCGGCGTCGGCGGCCACCTGGGCGGCGCCCCGGACGTTGAAGGCGACGTAGTCGTCGGAGCAGGAGCTGTTGTAACCGTGGGCGAACGACAGCTTCTGCTGCAGGGTGATCCAGCTCGGCTGTTTGTTCCAGGTGGTGCCCGAGGAGATGGGCCCGGTGTGCCAGAGCTGGAACTCGCGGTTGGTGCACGACCACGAGTGGTTGTTCAGCACCTTGAAGCTGGCGGAGTCGATCTCCGCACCCTTGATCTTGCTGTCGAAGGCCATCCGCCAGAAAGACCGGGCCAGACCGTTGCTGTCCGTCTCGTACCCGACACGGGCGTCGGAGGTGCCGCCGTTGAAGCCGGTGCCGTTGAGGAAGTTGCTGTTCGGGTTCGGCTTGTGGACCAGCGCCCAGGCCTGGTCGCCGCCGTTCATGGTCGGGTCCAGGAACAGCGGGAAGCGCGCCTTCTTGTCGGTCAGCAGCCCTGATGCGGCGGCGTCGAGGTGCAGCACGGCCCGACCGGTGCCGTCGCCCTCGAGCCGGGTGGGCATCGGCGCCTGGCGTACGCCGGGCTCCATGCCGCTGAGCCCGGAGAGCTTGAGGACGTCGGCGGAGGTGGCCACCGACAGCCGCGGGGTCTCGGGGGACTCGGGGTCACGCCCGGAGGAGTCCCACGCGAGCGGGGTGGGGATGGAGCTGACCTCGGCCTTGGTCTTCGCGTCGAGGAGTCGCACGCCGCCGGTGGTCTTGTCGTGGCGGAACACCACGCCGTCCGACCGCAGGCCGTAGCGCAGCGCGCGCACGGCAGGGGTGGCCGCGGCAGTCTTGACGATCAGCAACTGTCCGAAGCCGCCCTCGGCCCGGGCCACGAGCAGCAGGTCCACACCGGACAGCACCTCGGGGTAGAGCGCGCGGTTGCCCTCGAGGACGGGCTTCGGCAGCGGTCCCGGCCAGGTGTAGGTGATCGTGCGCCCGCCGAGGTCCATCTCGGCCAGCACGGTCTCGGCGGCGGTGCCACCGGCTGTCTCACCGGCGGTCTCGCCGGCGGAGAAGCGCACCGGGGCCGGGGTGTTGCCGGGCTGCACCGTCTTTCCGGTCAGCGTCAGCTTGGTGTCGATGGGCGCCCACTGCCCCTGGGAGTTCTTCGCCCGCTGCGGCCCGGCGCTGATCGTGGTGCGCAGCTTGCCGTCGGGCAGTGCCCAGGTCTGCGACGTGGCGCTGGTGGCCTTGTCGACCAGCACGTCCTTGCCGCTGGTCGCCGCCTCGGTCATGGCGGCGGTCTCGTCCTTGGGGCCGAGAGCCACCGGCGTGACGTCGACGGCGCTGTCGCGCTGCGTTCGGGGTTCCGCGCCGCCGTGGGGCCAGAACGGCACCGAGGCGGCGACGAGCACGGCCGGTACGGCGACCAGCGTGCAGGCCAGCCGGACACGGGTGCGCACAAGGGGACTGAGCAGACGAGGCACGGTCACGGCGATCTACTCCCGTGGGGACCAGGTGGAAATGGAGGCAGCACGAACAGCCCTCGACGGCGAGCCGCGGGGCAGAGAGCGCGGACACGATCGCACAGCGGACAGGCCCCGCGGGGGGTTATCAATTCGTTACATCTGAAGTTTGGATTAAATGAGTGACGTCCGATTTGCACAGCTTCCAAGCCTCTTGCCGTAACGATTGCCCGGTTTTAACCCCAGGAGCGTGATAGATCTAAATACTTCTTTGCGCGGCGATATAAGAGTGATCATGCCGTGAGCTGATTCACATCCATCACTTTGTGCAATCTTGAGTGCACCACGCTCCTGAAGAGAGAGTGCCCCCGCACGCGCCTCGCTCGGCGTGTGTCTTTTTGTCTTTCGCGCCTTCATGGGGGTCGACGCGCATGCGTGGTACAGGTCCGTTCCTGACGGAATCAGGCCGCCGCATACAACGGCGGCGCCGCGTGCGCACAGCCGTGATCGCGGTGCTGGCCGCGACCCTGGTGGCGACGAACATGCCGGCCGCGGCGTGGGCCGTCCCGGGTCCCGGCATGGACCGCGGTGACGCCGTCGTCGAGCTGCCGGACGTGCCCAAGAGCACCGAGGTCGGCCAGGACGAGGACGCCGAGGCCAACCTGACCACGGCCGACGAGGTGCCCGTCGACCCGTACGCCCCGACCGCCGTCACACCGTGGCAGCAGGACAGTGGCGTCGTCGACCTGACCGGTGTGCAGCCCGGTGAGAGCAAGCCGGTCGACGACCTGCCGATCGCTCTGGGCGTACCCGAGGGTGGTGACCCGGCAGCGCTCGCGGGTGACTGGACCATCGGTCTCGCGGCCCCCGAGGCGTCGCAGACGGCGGGTGTCTCCGGCCTGATCATGAAGGTGACGCCGCCGGTCGCCGCCGACCCGGCCGCCGAGGTCGCGCTGAGCGTCGACTACACCGCCTTCGCCGACCTGTACGGCCCGCAGGCCGCCGACCGCTTCGGTCTGATGGTGCTGCCGGACTGTGTCTACGACGCCCCCGGAACCGGCGACTGCGCCCCGGACCCCACCGAGGAGGAGACCGAGCCCACGGCCGCCGTCCAGCTGGTGCCGAGCGAGGTCACGCTGGTCCCCGCCAAGTCCTCGGTCATGCGCACGCTGGCTGCCGCGGACGACGCACCCACCCGCCGCATCGTCAGCGGCAGCGTGCCGATCAACAAGCTGCTCAGCGACTCCGCCAACGGCGGCACCGGCGGGATGGCACGCGCGGCCGCCGCTGCTTCCGGCTCCGGCGTGGTCGGCGCCCTCGACACCGGCGCCTCGCCGTCCGGTGACTTCACCGCGACGCCGCTGCTCTCCTCGGGCTCCTGGGCGTCCGGCTCGTCGTCGGGTGCCTTCACCTACTCGTACCAGGTGCAGGTGCCGGAAACGGCCGGTGGCCTGACGCCGCAGATCGGTCTCTCCTACTCCTCGCAGTCGGTCGACGGCCGCACCTCATCGACGAACAACCAGGCGTCCTGGATCGGTGACGGCTGGGACTACAGCGCCGGCTCGATCACGCGGACCTACGCCAACTGCACGCAGGACAGCAAGAAGGCGGGCTCGAGCAACGCCAAGCACAAGACCGGCGACATGTGCTGGGGCTCCAAGAACGCCACCCTGTCGCTCGGCGGTTCCACGACCGAGTTGGTCTGGGACGACAGCAAGAACAAGTGGTTCACCGCCAACGGCGACGGCTCGGTCATCGACCAGAAGTTCGACACCAACAAGGGCAACGGTGACAAGGACGGCGAGTACTGGGTCGTCACCACCCGCGACGGCACCAAGTACCACTTCGGCCTGAACAAGCTCCCGGGCTGGTCGACCAACGACCCGGTCACCAACTCGGTCCTGACCGTCCCGGTCTACAGCAACCACACCGGCGAGCCGTGCTATCAGGGCTCGACGATCGACGACTTCAAGAAGTCCTCGTGCACGGAGGGCTGGCGCTGGTCGCTCGACTATGTCGAGGACGTGCACGGCAACGCCATGAGCCTGTGGTGGGCCAAGGAGCAGAACTACTACGCCAAGAACTTCAACTTCAAGGCCCCCGTCAAGTACGACCGCGGCGGTTACCTGACCCGCATCGACTACGGCCAGCGCGCCAACACGATGTACTCGGCCGAGCCGCTGGGCCGCGTCGGCTTCACCGTCGACGAGCGCTGCTACACCGAGGGTTCCGTCACCTGCACCGACGAGAACTTCGCCAGCAAGGACCCGGGCAAGTACCGCGTCTGGTACGACACCCCGGCCGACCTGCGCTGCGAGTCGAAGAAGATGTGCTGGAACGCCGCACCCTCCTTCTTCACCCGCAAGCGCCTGGACAAGATCACGACGTCGGCGCAGCGCAAGGCGGGCTCCACCGCCCGTCAGACCGTCGACGAATACCAGCTCAAGCAGAAGTTCCCGGTCCTGCGCACCGGCCCGAACACCGCGCTGTGGCTCGAGTCGATCAAGCGCACCGGCTTCGGTGTGAACGGCGACAAGGCCGAGCTCAACCCGGTGCGTTTCGAGTCCAACGCCGAGGACATGCCCAACCGCGTCAAGCGCGACAACCGCCCCGGCTTCTCCCGCCTGCGCATCTCCCGCGTCATCAACGAATACGGCGGCGAAACCGTCGTCTCGTACAAGGCGCCCGAGGGTGACTGCAAGACCGGCACCGGCCTGCCCGGCAAGGGCGACACCGCCGAACTGAAGTCCAACAACCGCCTCTGCTTCCCCGCCTTCTGGCACCCGGACCCGGCGGCCGAGCAGATCGACTGGTTCCACAAGTACGTGGTCGCCGGCATCGAGGAGCTGCCCAACGTCGACGGTGCGTTCAGCACGGTGACGAACTACAGCTACAAAGACGCCGCGTGGAAGCTCGCCGAGCAGGAGTTCACCAAGAAGGCCACCCGGACGTACTCCGAGTTCGGCGGCTTCGCCCAGGTCACCACCCTCACCGGCGCTGACGACGCGGCGATCGGCAGCAAGAAGACCAAGTCCGTCGCCCGCTTCTTCCGCGGCATGGGCGACACGGTCTCGGTCAAGGACATCACCGGCGCCGAGATCGCCAAGGACGAGGACCCGTTCGCCGGCCGCATCGCCGAGGAACTCACCTACTCCAACGCCGGCGACGACGACACCGACTGGCTGACCCGCAGCATCACCTACCCGGCCGCAACCGAGCTGGGCAAGCGCGACCGCGACGGAATCAGCCCCCTGCAAGCCTGGCGTGTCACCGAACCCCGCCAGGTCACCTACACCAAATCCTCCGGTACGGGCGACGACACCCGCACCCAGCGGATGCTCGACACCCGGACCACCTACGAGGCAACGTACGGCCTGCCGACCCGCGTCGAGTCCTACGGTGACACCGGCAAGACAGGCGACGAGTCCTGCACCAACCTCGAGTACGTTCACCACACCGGCAAGAACATCATCGGCCTGACCAAGCAGGTTCGCACCA
Protein-coding regions in this window:
- a CDS encoding DNRLRE domain-containing protein; the encoded protein is MTVPRLLSPLVRTRVRLACTLVAVPAVLVAASVPFWPHGGAEPRTQRDSAVDVTPVALGPKDETAAMTEAATSGKDVLVDKATSATSQTWALPDGKLRTTISAGPQRAKNSQGQWAPIDTKLTLTGKTVQPGNTPAPVRFSAGETAGETAGGTAAETVLAEMDLGGRTITYTWPGPLPKPVLEGNRALYPEVLSGVDLLLVARAEGGFGQLLIVKTAAATPAVRALRYGLRSDGVVFRHDKTTGGVRLLDAKTKAEVSSIPTPLAWDSSGRDPESPETPRLSVATSADVLKLSGLSGMEPGVRQAPMPTRLEGDGTGRAVLHLDAAASGLLTDKKARFPLFLDPTMNGGDQAWALVHKPNPNSNFLNGTGFNGGTSDARVGYETDSNGLARSFWRMAFDSKIKGAEIDSASFKVLNNHSWSCTNREFQLWHTGPISSGTTWNKQPSWITLQQKLSFAHGYNSSCSDDYVAFNVRGAAQVAADAGASNLTLGMRASSEGDTLTWRKFQASTAELTAVYNRTPAEPTGGTTSPGGACTPGPGNGVTIAKTNIVLSATATDPDGNLSKLRFRWWKTGATVPDGTLVTPTSAGKATVTIPTASLTDKATYSWDVRSEDQGGLVSSFFPGGTTEPCRFTVDASAPPAPDIDSPVFLEATSDGTTWSTVKFGGTGPITFTAAGASKFTYSFEYIDVKTVTASSGKATVPDLKPRHSGPTTVIAYAYDAAGNVSAGTTYSFYVPPRDAADGPGDTGGDGRPDLLVIDGAGNLRTLPGDTDGELFGSLASAYSTGGKLNPTGHWYDPATGKAALIAKHSDAYPGDGVTDLFARTPDGGFWLYPGDGYGSFNVDQRLKVLLPSNTPAPSTWTQLKAVGDINGDKLPDLALRSGSAFWILSGYTGGSFQTATLMEGTTWATSEIVNIADVDLDTTPDLVWRNVSTGVMYLRHGKPGTVAGSVTLDSLKTAAASRQGDVSYGTNWTGTAITAVIGVPDTNGDSIPDMWARFGADGQTRVYHPTKTNTGAPVKVILTSDWTSIKGFA